ACAGAATTTCAGTGACAACAGGCACATTGttatatatctttttaaaatatattcagtacTCTTTAAAACCTGTGTGCATTGTTCATCTGTATTGTCCTAATAATATATTTACAAAGGTCATAGATTTTCCCCACAGTAaagtttagaaaataaatatgtggTACTAATGAATTCCCAAACTGTAGTACTGTGAAGAAGAAAATACTTACTATGGGTTCAACAAGACAGGTTTGTACATGTACTGTCCCTGAGCAGTCCTAAACTAGGCAAAAGCCATCTTATATAGAAGTATATGATGCCCATTTGGGAGACGCACCTGCTATAAAACTGTGGAAGGGTGCTGGGTTAAAGTGGGTAGCTAAGGTATTGATTCAGCAGTGTCAACTAGTTGTGGCTCTTTCAATCCATTTTCTGTACAGCCCAGGACCTTGTTCTGACCAGGTCCTCAATTATTGAATTGAGTAGCCCAGAGTCTTGTTTAATTTAACTCTCGTGTTCAATTCACTAATTAAGGATCTGTTTTGTGACATGACTCCTTTGAAAATCCCTTCATTAATGAGTAGCCTATATATTTTAACTCAATCTTGTTATCAACACTGTAGGGAACAATGTTTTTTTGAGTGTGTGTTCACTGGCTCATTTTCAAAAATATTAGCATGCATCTGTTTAAAATTTCTGCATTTTAGCAAAAATCCCTTGTGAGCTAATGTTTAGATACTTAACAAAGTTGTTAAAATCCTAAAGTACAAAATATAATATTACTGTGACACCAGAAAAAGAACAAGATATTGAATCTCAATGCACCAAAGGCCAACAGGTGGAAGATACAGtgaaaactccaggtttgtgaAAACAAATTTACagcaaataatttaaaacaaatgtgttattttagTGCCAtcaattttacatttaattatgaatacattttaacacaatccaaaaaaatcaaaatgtattaacatttCAGGTAAAGTACTGTCATTTTGAGTAATGCGTTTGTCATGTCAGGAGATGGCAGTTTTTTCTAGTCATCCTTATAGGCACACAATATTTACAAGATATGTCCACATTTTAACTTTAGTATATCAATCTTTTTAGGGGAAATCTAGTCAGGGCCTTGGGtactctgtgttctgtgttctgcgTCTGTCACTCTCATACACTCCTTCATTGGATTTCTTCATCCTCTGtcgtatttttaattgttttaagcgATTCTTATCTACCTCTCGCTTGACAAGAAGAAAACCAATAATTCCTGATGGGAGTCCTATAATCCtggaaataacaaaaataaaaaataaaacaaacagtattaaTGTTTGGAAAGTTTTGTGTgcgaacaaaacaaaacaattatttttttaatctaaactGTAAAGGGCTCATATTTCTATTCTGCATTACCTCTTAtgatgtaaatgtatttatttacttaagtATCTGAGAACTACTATAGTACTACCTTGAAGACAAAAAGTAGATGAGAATACAAAAGACAATCTTCAGCaatctactctctctctctctctatattacCAGGCAAGTCCAACTTTCATCATGGGGTTCTTGGCTTTCTTTTTTGGGATGTACTCGGGTCCCTCTGTACTGGGTTTCCCTGACTCTGCTTTGGAACACATCAGTGCGCCGCCGAGGTTACAGTGGAATGATCTGCAGTGCTGCAAGACTGAACTTTGGGCAAAAACATCAGTAGAAGGCTGAACCCTCCAAGTAAAGCATTTGGAGACTGAATTCAGTATTcctgtagaaaaataaatgaacagtcTGTCACATTTGAGTTactcataaatataaaatatctaaatgctCGCAACCAAAAGCAAGATGTTGTTGAAACAAATTCCTAtcgtttttttaaagcataaacaaacaataactatagtattaatgttttatttaaagtgcctCATAAACTGAGAGTCATCATTAAAATTGTATATCCGTATTGTCCATTCAGCATACGTAGACGGTTAAGGTCCAAGTACGATATTGTTTAACCAAATGGTAATATATTATTAATGAGGCAGTTGTGTAATATTTACGGTAAATTTGGAAGACAAACTTCTGTACTGCACGATATATCTTTAAACTTTAATGTCACGATTCAATACAGAATTCTAATATTGTGACCATGTTGTCATATCCTACTTTCTTACCTTTTGCAACAGTTGACCCCATCACTCGTATTCTATAGGACGCAGCCATGTTTTGGCTTATGAAATCCCAGAATGCACCTGACACCGTGCAGTGCACCATGGACTTTGTAGTCCTACACAATAATGCGCTGTAATAAAGAAATTCTGGAGATCGATGGGTTGTTATTTTCGTTGTCCATTCTGATACATTGTATGATATTTGTAACTGAGTTATCTTGTGTTTTACACAGCCCGGACATACACAAACTGTCtcttaaatataatatatttgtggTATATTTCAGTCCCAGTAACTGGTAAGTGTTTTCCGAATCTCTtccacagttttaaaaataaaagagtgTACATTTTTGGTCATTTTTTGTGTAGTCGAAGGGTGTAAATATTATGGGTATTTTAAAGTATAGTGTACTGCATCTAAAGCAATG
The Acipenser ruthenus chromosome 10, fAciRut3.2 maternal haplotype, whole genome shotgun sequence DNA segment above includes these coding regions:
- the si:ch73-71c20.5 gene encoding DUF4748 domain-containing protein, whose translation is MAASYRIRVMGSTVAKGILNSVSKCFTWRVQPSTDVFAQSSVLQHCRSFHCNLGGALMCSKAESGKPSTEGPEYIPKKKAKNPMMKVGLAWIIGLPSGIIGFLLVKREVDKNRLKQLKIRQRMKKSNEGVYESDRRRTQNTEYPRP